One window of Candidatus Neomarinimicrobiota bacterium genomic DNA carries:
- a CDS encoding VWA domain-containing protein — translation MISFEYPYAFIFYAFLLLLTIHGWFARKREDKEAGMWGDEMVRRRLFARMNSGRSQLKRHIRWWGLALLIFAAAGPQMGTKLTEIERRGVDILIAVDISSSMKAEDVKPNRLEKAKFEISRLISGLKGDRIGLIVFAGTSHLYLPLTGDYEAARVFVDAVDTGMIQTQGTALAEAVNRAIQAFPEGDSKYSVLIVVTDGEDHEGGAVEMARKASESGIVVHAVGVGTSRGSLIPVSGEEGNRVDFKKDRKGKLITSTLNVSVLREFAAAGGGEFVRFDNRSSGTGELLNLIKGMEKRTLRTHEYTEFEDRYQLFAALALIMFAGDALISNRRKDRREWRGRFV, via the coding sequence GTGATATCCTTCGAATACCCATACGCCTTCATTTTTTACGCGTTCCTCCTTCTGCTCACTATTCACGGCTGGTTCGCACGAAAGCGAGAGGATAAAGAGGCCGGTATGTGGGGAGATGAGATGGTGAGACGACGCCTCTTCGCCCGCATGAATTCCGGAAGATCACAGTTGAAAAGGCACATTCGGTGGTGGGGACTCGCCCTGCTGATCTTCGCTGCAGCCGGACCACAGATGGGCACTAAGCTCACCGAGATAGAAAGAAGAGGCGTCGATATCCTGATAGCGGTCGACATCTCATCCAGTATGAAAGCGGAGGATGTGAAACCGAACCGGCTCGAGAAGGCTAAGTTTGAAATATCCCGCCTCATCTCCGGACTAAAAGGCGACCGGATTGGCCTGATCGTTTTTGCGGGAACAAGTCATCTCTACCTTCCCCTTACGGGAGACTACGAGGCCGCAAGGGTATTTGTGGATGCTGTGGATACAGGTATGATTCAGACCCAGGGGACAGCTCTGGCGGAGGCTGTGAATAGAGCGATCCAGGCCTTTCCCGAGGGGGACTCCAAGTACAGTGTTCTGATCGTGGTGACAGATGGGGAGGATCACGAGGGTGGTGCCGTGGAGATGGCCCGGAAGGCGTCGGAGTCCGGAATTGTGGTTCACGCGGTGGGTGTGGGTACTTCGAGGGGATCGCTCATACCCGTTTCAGGCGAGGAGGGCAATCGTGTGGACTTCAAGAAGGACCGAAAGGGTAAATTGATCACCTCCACGCTGAACGTTTCGGTGCTTCGGGAATTCGCCGCCGCAGGGGGTGGGGAATTCGTTCGTTTCGACAACCGTTCCAGCGGCACGGGGGAATTGTTGAATCTCATCAAGGGGATGGAGAAGCGAACGCTCAGGACGCATGAATACACGGAATTTGAGGACCGTTATCAGCTCTTTGCCGCCCTGGCGCTCATTATGTTTGCCGGTGATGCATTGATATCAAACCGTCGCAAGGACCGAAGGGAATGGCGTGGAAGATTTGTTTAA
- a CDS encoding tetratricopeptide repeat protein — protein sequence MEDLFKRGIVTLGTLTCLMGQQELDPKSSAYYESVLQKHPEMPEARFGAGWAAYRKGDFSRALSEFESVLSTGEAALKPRTFYNLGNTLHREGRLEESLRAYRSALELKPDDADAKYNYELTRYLLNRKSSSQNRSLEGKEEQGESQRANEEQSESPEHKAQDQPGENETRIGSQRVEKRDKNRPPDAESILNALRADEQNLLKRRLDSGRLKRPEKDW from the coding sequence GTGGAAGATTTGTTTAAAAGAGGCATCGTGACACTGGGAACTCTGACATGTCTCATGGGCCAGCAAGAGTTAGATCCCAAGTCTTCAGCTTACTACGAATCTGTCCTGCAAAAACATCCGGAGATGCCTGAGGCAAGATTCGGTGCGGGTTGGGCCGCGTACAGGAAGGGAGACTTTTCCAGGGCTCTTTCTGAGTTCGAGTCTGTCCTTAGCACCGGGGAGGCCGCGCTGAAACCGAGGACATTCTACAACCTGGGGAATACACTTCACCGAGAGGGAAGATTGGAAGAAAGCCTCCGAGCTTACAGGAGTGCCCTTGAACTGAAACCTGATGATGCGGACGCGAAATACAATTATGAACTTACTCGTTACCTGTTGAACCGGAAATCCAGTTCCCAGAACCGTTCCCTGGAAGGCAAAGAAGAACAGGGAGAATCCCAACGGGCGAACGAAGAGCAATCAGAATCTCCGGAGCATAAGGCTCAGGATCAACCCGGGGAGAACGAGACTCGGATCGGCTCACAAAGGGTAGAGAAGCGGGACAAAAATAGACCGCCTGACGCAGAATCTATCCTCAATGCCCTGAGGGCCGACGAACAGAACCTGCTGAAGCGCAGGCTCGATAGTGGCCGGCTGAAGCGGCCGGAAAAGGACTGGTAA